A single genomic interval of Cygnus atratus isolate AKBS03 ecotype Queensland, Australia chromosome 22, CAtr_DNAZoo_HiC_assembly, whole genome shotgun sequence harbors:
- the APLP2 gene encoding amyloid beta precursor like protein 2 isoform X5: MGSARRFPLLLLLGLAGPAAALAGYIEALAANAGTGFAVAEPQIAMFCGKLNMHVNIQTGKWEPDTSGTKSCFGRKEEILQYCQEMYPDLQITNVVEANQPVSIDSWCKRGKKQCKDHTHIVVPYKCLVGEFVSDVLLVPEKCRFFHKERMDVCESHQHWHTVAKEACLTEGMILHSYGMLLPCGVDQFHGTEYVCCPQTKVVDEALSKEEEDEDEDDDYDVYKSEFPTEAGVEDFTGTAVEEDEDEEDEGEEEEDVVEDRDYYYDSYKVDDYTEETTTEPSSDKAVSEKEVSSDMKLPTDDVDVYFETPADDNEHARFQKAKEQLEVRHHNRMDRVKKEWEEAEHQAVNLPKAERQTLIQHFQAMVKSLEKEAASEKQQLVETHLARVEAMLNDRRRIALENYLAALQADPPRPHRILQALKRYVRAENKDRLHTIRHYQHVLAVDPEKAAQMKSQVMTHLHVIEERMNQSLSLLYKVPYVAEEIQDEIDELLQEQRADMDQFTSSISESQVDVRVSSEESEEIPLEGKPFRPFQVKTFPALPENEDPQPDLYHPMKKGSGMTELDGLIGAEEKVINSKNKVDENVVIDETLDVKEMIFNAERVGGLVDEPDNDNSLRDDFSFSSSALIGLLVIAVAIATVIVISLVMLRKRQYGTISHGIVEVDPMLTPEERHLSKMQNHGYENPTYKYLEQMQI; the protein is encoded by the exons GCACTCGCAGCCAATGCTGGGACAGGGTTTGCGGTGGCAGAGCCTCAAATTGCCATGTTCTGTGGGAAGCTAAATATGCATGTGAATATCCAGACTGGGAAATGGGAACCTGACACTTCTGGGACCAAGAGCTGctttggaagaaaggaagagattcTGCAGTACTGCCAGGAG atgtaTCCAGACCTTCAGATTACAAATGTTGTGGAAGCCAATCAGCCTGTCAGCATCGACAGCTGGTGCAAGAGGGGGAAGAAGCAGTGCAAGGACCACACTCATATTGTTGTGCCCTACAAGTGCCTGG tgggCGAATTTGTAAGCGATGTCCTGCTGGTCCCGGAGAAGTGCCGATTCTTCCACAAGGAGCGGATGGATGTGTGTGAAAGTCATCAGCACTGGCACACAGTAGCAAAAGAG GCGTGCCTGACAGAAGGGATGATCCTGCACAGCTACGGcatgctgctgccctgtggAGTAGACCAGTTCCACGGAACAGAATATGTATGCTGTCCTCAGACAAAAGTTGTGGATGAGGCTCTGTccaaagaggaggaggatgaagacgAGGATGACGACTATGACGTTTATAAAAG TGAGTTCCCTACAGAGGCAGGTGTAGAAGATTTCACAGGAACAGCTGtggaggaagatgaagatgaagaagatgaaggggaggaagaagaggatgtGGTGGAGGATCGTGATTACTATTATGATAGCTACAAAGTAGATGACTACACTGAAGAGACCACTACAGAGCCTAGCAGTGACAAggctgtttctgaaaaagaagttaGCAGCGATATGAAAT TGCCAACTGACGATGTGGATGTGTACTTTGAAACCCCTGCTGATGACAACGAACATGCCCGCTTCCAGAAGGCaaaggagcagctggaggtcAGACACCACAATCGCATGGACCGG GTGAAGAAGGAATGGGAGGAAGCAGAACACCAAGCCGTAAATCTCCCCAAGGCAGAAAGACAGACTCTCATTCAG CACTTCCAGGCAATGGTTAAATCTCTGGAGAAAGAGGCAGCaagtgagaagcagcagcttgtgGAGACTCACCTGGCTCGTGTGGAAGCCATGCTGAATGATCGACGTCGGATTGCTCTGGAGAActacctggctgccctgcaGGCTGACCCACCACGG CCCCACCGTATCCTGCAAGCTCTGAAGCGCTATGTTCGTGCTGAGAACAAGGACCGTCTGCACACCATCCGCCATTACCAGCATGTCCTGGCAGTTGACCCAGAAAAGGCTGCACAGATGAAATCTCAG GTGATGACACATCTCCATGTGATTGAGGAGCGGATGAATCAAAGCTTGTCGCTGCTCTACAAGGTGCCATATGTGGCTGAAGAAATCCAGGATGAGATTG ATGAGCTGCTTCAGGAGCAACGTGCAGACATGGATCAGTTCACATCCTCCATTTCTGAATCCCAGGTGGATGTCAGAGTGAGCTCTGAGGAAAGTGAAGAAATTCCCCTGGAGGGCAAACCTTTCCGTCCGTTCCAGGTGAAAACCTTCCCAGCCTTGCCTGAAAATGAAG ATCCTCAGCCGGATTTGTACCATCCAATGAAAAAAG GTTCTGGCATGACGGAGTTGGATGGGCTGATTGGCGCTGAAGAAAAAGTGATTAACAGCAAGAACAAAGTGGATGAAAATGTG GTAATTGATGAAACCCTTGATGTGAAGGAAATGATTTTCAATGCAGAGCGTGTTGGTGGGCTGGTGGACGAGCCG gaTAATGACAACTCGCTTCGTGATGACTTCAgtttcagcagcagtgccctTATTGGGCTGTTGGTGATTGCTGTTGCCATAGCTACTGTTATAGTCATCAGCTTGGTGATGCTGAGGAAGAGGCAGTATGGGACCATCAGCCATGGGATTGTGGAG GTTGACCCAATGCTTACCCCAGAAGAGCGGCATCTGAGCAAGATGCAAAACCATGGCTACGAGAATCCCACTTACAAATACCTGGAGCAGATGCAGATATAA
- the APLP2 gene encoding amyloid beta precursor like protein 2 isoform X6 — protein MGSARRFPLLLLLGLAGPAAALAGYIEALAANAGTGFAVAEPQIAMFCGKLNMHVNIQTGKWEPDTSGTKSCFGRKEEILQYCQEMYPDLQITNVVEANQPVSIDSWCKRGKKQCKDHTHIVVPYKCLVGEFVSDVLLVPEKCRFFHKERMDVCESHQHWHTVAKEACLTEGMILHSYGMLLPCGVDQFHGTEYVCCPQTKVVDEALSKEEEDEDEDDDYDVYKSEFPTEAGVEDFTGTAVEEDEDEEDEGEEEEDVVEDRDYYYDSYKVDDYTEETTTEPSSDKAVSEKEVSSDMKLPTDDVDVYFETPADDNEHARFQKAKEQLEVRHHNRMDRVKKEWEEAEHQAVNLPKAERQTLIQHFQAMVKSLEKEAASEKQQLVETHLARVEAMLNDRRRIALENYLAALQADPPRPHRILQALKRYVRAENKDRLHTIRHYQHVLAVDPEKAAQMKSQVMTHLHVIEERMNQSLSLLYKVPYVAEEIQDEIDELLQEQRADMDQFTSSISESQVDVRVSSEESEEIPLEGKPFRPFQVKTFPALPENEDPQPDLYHPMKKGSGMTELDGLIGAEEKVINSKNKVDENVIDETLDVKEMIFNAERVGGLVDEPDNDNSLRDDFSFSSSALIGLLVIAVAIATVIVISLVMLRKRQYGTISHGIVEVDPMLTPEERHLSKMQNHGYENPTYKYLEQMQI, from the exons GCACTCGCAGCCAATGCTGGGACAGGGTTTGCGGTGGCAGAGCCTCAAATTGCCATGTTCTGTGGGAAGCTAAATATGCATGTGAATATCCAGACTGGGAAATGGGAACCTGACACTTCTGGGACCAAGAGCTGctttggaagaaaggaagagattcTGCAGTACTGCCAGGAG atgtaTCCAGACCTTCAGATTACAAATGTTGTGGAAGCCAATCAGCCTGTCAGCATCGACAGCTGGTGCAAGAGGGGGAAGAAGCAGTGCAAGGACCACACTCATATTGTTGTGCCCTACAAGTGCCTGG tgggCGAATTTGTAAGCGATGTCCTGCTGGTCCCGGAGAAGTGCCGATTCTTCCACAAGGAGCGGATGGATGTGTGTGAAAGTCATCAGCACTGGCACACAGTAGCAAAAGAG GCGTGCCTGACAGAAGGGATGATCCTGCACAGCTACGGcatgctgctgccctgtggAGTAGACCAGTTCCACGGAACAGAATATGTATGCTGTCCTCAGACAAAAGTTGTGGATGAGGCTCTGTccaaagaggaggaggatgaagacgAGGATGACGACTATGACGTTTATAAAAG TGAGTTCCCTACAGAGGCAGGTGTAGAAGATTTCACAGGAACAGCTGtggaggaagatgaagatgaagaagatgaaggggaggaagaagaggatgtGGTGGAGGATCGTGATTACTATTATGATAGCTACAAAGTAGATGACTACACTGAAGAGACCACTACAGAGCCTAGCAGTGACAAggctgtttctgaaaaagaagttaGCAGCGATATGAAAT TGCCAACTGACGATGTGGATGTGTACTTTGAAACCCCTGCTGATGACAACGAACATGCCCGCTTCCAGAAGGCaaaggagcagctggaggtcAGACACCACAATCGCATGGACCGG GTGAAGAAGGAATGGGAGGAAGCAGAACACCAAGCCGTAAATCTCCCCAAGGCAGAAAGACAGACTCTCATTCAG CACTTCCAGGCAATGGTTAAATCTCTGGAGAAAGAGGCAGCaagtgagaagcagcagcttgtgGAGACTCACCTGGCTCGTGTGGAAGCCATGCTGAATGATCGACGTCGGATTGCTCTGGAGAActacctggctgccctgcaGGCTGACCCACCACGG CCCCACCGTATCCTGCAAGCTCTGAAGCGCTATGTTCGTGCTGAGAACAAGGACCGTCTGCACACCATCCGCCATTACCAGCATGTCCTGGCAGTTGACCCAGAAAAGGCTGCACAGATGAAATCTCAG GTGATGACACATCTCCATGTGATTGAGGAGCGGATGAATCAAAGCTTGTCGCTGCTCTACAAGGTGCCATATGTGGCTGAAGAAATCCAGGATGAGATTG ATGAGCTGCTTCAGGAGCAACGTGCAGACATGGATCAGTTCACATCCTCCATTTCTGAATCCCAGGTGGATGTCAGAGTGAGCTCTGAGGAAAGTGAAGAAATTCCCCTGGAGGGCAAACCTTTCCGTCCGTTCCAGGTGAAAACCTTCCCAGCCTTGCCTGAAAATGAAG ATCCTCAGCCGGATTTGTACCATCCAATGAAAAAAG GTTCTGGCATGACGGAGTTGGATGGGCTGATTGGCGCTGAAGAAAAAGTGATTAACAGCAAGAACAAAGTGGATGAAAAT GTAATTGATGAAACCCTTGATGTGAAGGAAATGATTTTCAATGCAGAGCGTGTTGGTGGGCTGGTGGACGAGCCG gaTAATGACAACTCGCTTCGTGATGACTTCAgtttcagcagcagtgccctTATTGGGCTGTTGGTGATTGCTGTTGCCATAGCTACTGTTATAGTCATCAGCTTGGTGATGCTGAGGAAGAGGCAGTATGGGACCATCAGCCATGGGATTGTGGAG GTTGACCCAATGCTTACCCCAGAAGAGCGGCATCTGAGCAAGATGCAAAACCATGGCTACGAGAATCCCACTTACAAATACCTGGAGCAGATGCAGATATAA
- the APLP2 gene encoding amyloid beta precursor like protein 2 isoform X4, whose amino-acid sequence MGSARRFPLLLLLGLAGPAAALAGYIEALAANAGTGFAVAEPQIAMFCGKLNMHVNIQTGKWEPDTSGTKSCFGRKEEILQYCQEMYPDLQITNVVEANQPVSIDSWCKRGKKQCKDHTHIVVPYKCLVGEFVSDVLLVPEKCRFFHKERMDVCESHQHWHTVAKEACLTEGMILHSYGMLLPCGVDQFHGTEYVCCPQTKVVDEALSKEEEDEDEDDDYDVYKSEFPTEAGVEDFTGTAVEEDEDEEDEGEEEEDVVEDRDYYYDSYKVDDYTEETTTEPSSDKAVSEKEVSSDMKSVCSQEAMTGPCRAVMPRWYFDPNKRKCIRFIYGGCGGNRNNFESEEYCMAVCKKMMPTDDVDVYFETPADDNEHARFQKAKEQLEVRHHNRMDRVKKEWEEAEHQAVNLPKAERQTLIQHFQAMVKSLEKEAASEKQQLVETHLARVEAMLNDRRRIALENYLAALQADPPRPHRILQALKRYVRAENKDRLHTIRHYQHVLAVDPEKAAQMKSQVMTHLHVIEERMNQSLSLLYKVPYVAEEIQDEIDELLQEQRADMDQFTSSISESQVDVRVSSEESEEIPLEGKPFRPFQVKTFPALPENEGSGMTELDGLIGAEEKVINSKNKVDENVIDETLDVKEMIFNAERVGGLVDEPDNDNSLRDDFSFSSSALIGLLVIAVAIATVIVISLVMLRKRQYGTISHGIVEVDPMLTPEERHLSKMQNHGYENPTYKYLEQMQI is encoded by the exons GCACTCGCAGCCAATGCTGGGACAGGGTTTGCGGTGGCAGAGCCTCAAATTGCCATGTTCTGTGGGAAGCTAAATATGCATGTGAATATCCAGACTGGGAAATGGGAACCTGACACTTCTGGGACCAAGAGCTGctttggaagaaaggaagagattcTGCAGTACTGCCAGGAG atgtaTCCAGACCTTCAGATTACAAATGTTGTGGAAGCCAATCAGCCTGTCAGCATCGACAGCTGGTGCAAGAGGGGGAAGAAGCAGTGCAAGGACCACACTCATATTGTTGTGCCCTACAAGTGCCTGG tgggCGAATTTGTAAGCGATGTCCTGCTGGTCCCGGAGAAGTGCCGATTCTTCCACAAGGAGCGGATGGATGTGTGTGAAAGTCATCAGCACTGGCACACAGTAGCAAAAGAG GCGTGCCTGACAGAAGGGATGATCCTGCACAGCTACGGcatgctgctgccctgtggAGTAGACCAGTTCCACGGAACAGAATATGTATGCTGTCCTCAGACAAAAGTTGTGGATGAGGCTCTGTccaaagaggaggaggatgaagacgAGGATGACGACTATGACGTTTATAAAAG TGAGTTCCCTACAGAGGCAGGTGTAGAAGATTTCACAGGAACAGCTGtggaggaagatgaagatgaagaagatgaaggggaggaagaagaggatgtGGTGGAGGATCGTGATTACTATTATGATAGCTACAAAGTAGATGACTACACTGAAGAGACCACTACAGAGCCTAGCAGTGACAAggctgtttctgaaaaagaagttaGCAGCGATATGAAAT CTGTCTGCTCCCAGGAGGCGATGACAGGGCCCTGCCGGGCTGTGATGCCTCGTTGGTACTTCGACCCTAACAAGAGAAAGTGCATTCGCTTTATATATGGAGGCTGCGGAGGCAACAGGAACAATTTTGAGTCAGAGGAGTATTGTATGGCTGTGTGTAAAAAGATGA TGCCAACTGACGATGTGGATGTGTACTTTGAAACCCCTGCTGATGACAACGAACATGCCCGCTTCCAGAAGGCaaaggagcagctggaggtcAGACACCACAATCGCATGGACCGG GTGAAGAAGGAATGGGAGGAAGCAGAACACCAAGCCGTAAATCTCCCCAAGGCAGAAAGACAGACTCTCATTCAG CACTTCCAGGCAATGGTTAAATCTCTGGAGAAAGAGGCAGCaagtgagaagcagcagcttgtgGAGACTCACCTGGCTCGTGTGGAAGCCATGCTGAATGATCGACGTCGGATTGCTCTGGAGAActacctggctgccctgcaGGCTGACCCACCACGG CCCCACCGTATCCTGCAAGCTCTGAAGCGCTATGTTCGTGCTGAGAACAAGGACCGTCTGCACACCATCCGCCATTACCAGCATGTCCTGGCAGTTGACCCAGAAAAGGCTGCACAGATGAAATCTCAG GTGATGACACATCTCCATGTGATTGAGGAGCGGATGAATCAAAGCTTGTCGCTGCTCTACAAGGTGCCATATGTGGCTGAAGAAATCCAGGATGAGATTG ATGAGCTGCTTCAGGAGCAACGTGCAGACATGGATCAGTTCACATCCTCCATTTCTGAATCCCAGGTGGATGTCAGAGTGAGCTCTGAGGAAAGTGAAGAAATTCCCCTGGAGGGCAAACCTTTCCGTCCGTTCCAGGTGAAAACCTTCCCAGCCTTGCCTGAAAATGAAG GTTCTGGCATGACGGAGTTGGATGGGCTGATTGGCGCTGAAGAAAAAGTGATTAACAGCAAGAACAAAGTGGATGAAAAT GTAATTGATGAAACCCTTGATGTGAAGGAAATGATTTTCAATGCAGAGCGTGTTGGTGGGCTGGTGGACGAGCCG gaTAATGACAACTCGCTTCGTGATGACTTCAgtttcagcagcagtgccctTATTGGGCTGTTGGTGATTGCTGTTGCCATAGCTACTGTTATAGTCATCAGCTTGGTGATGCTGAGGAAGAGGCAGTATGGGACCATCAGCCATGGGATTGTGGAG GTTGACCCAATGCTTACCCCAGAAGAGCGGCATCTGAGCAAGATGCAAAACCATGGCTACGAGAATCCCACTTACAAATACCTGGAGCAGATGCAGATATAA